One genomic window of Manihot esculenta cultivar AM560-2 chromosome 16, M.esculenta_v8, whole genome shotgun sequence includes the following:
- the LOC110603218 gene encoding uncharacterized protein LOC110603218, whose amino-acid sequence MAMASEQHLTQPFQFEELHTFATDEDESFPIEEGETWMTPVYKFLMEDEFLADELSVKQVRRKSSKYALINCWLYRRSSTQPWLRCITEDEGWEILKDIHERDCESHEGAKTIAQKAFRQGYY is encoded by the coding sequence ATGGCCATGGCAAGTGAACAACACTTAACCCAGCCATTCCAATTCGAAGAGCTACATACTTTTGCAACCGACGAGGATGAGTCTTTTCCTATCGAGGAAGGTGAAACGTGGATGACACCGGTGTATAAGTTTTTAATGGAGGATGAATTCCTAGCTGATGAATTATCAGTTAAACAAGTAAGAAGAAAGTCctctaaatatgcactaattaATTGTTGGTTGTACAGGAGATCATCAACTCAACCATGGCTACGATGCATAACGGAGGATGAAGGTTGGGAAATCCTTAAAGATATCCATGAAAGAGATTGTGAAAGTCATGAAGGGGCTAAGACGATCGCTCAAAAAGCATTTAGGCAAGGATACTATTAG